CCGCCAACATCCAGGAGATGCGCCCCCTCTTCCGCGAGCCGCAATCCGTGCTCGGCTGCACGTTCGGGCGAACCTAGCCGCCCCCCGTCGTAGAACGAGTCGGGCGTCACGTTGACGATCCCCACCAATGCAATCGCATCGACGGGTATCCACGTTCGGCCTCGGGGGATCGGTTCTGCCCCTTCCTTGGGCATGGTCGGCTACCCCGGTATCGGTTCCGGATCCGGAATCGGGTCTTTCGGGAATCGATCGCCCGCTTGATCGTTGTTCTCGGCAGATCCGGATTCCGGCGCGGATACAGGCTTGGAATCCGCAACCGGCACTACGAGCGCCGGAAGTTCCTGGCCATCGACCAGGAGCTCGAGTTCTTCAATGCCGAGCGTTTCGCGTTCGAGTAGAGCATGCGCGATCGCTTCGAGTGCAGCGCGTTTGCTATTCAAGAGCGAACAGGCGCGTTCGTAACGATCGTTCAGAATCGACGAGACCTCTTCGTCGATCACCCGTCCTCGATCCGAGCTGAACTTCGGTTCGGATTTCATGTCGATACCGAGGAATACATTGCCCGAATCATCCGAGAGGCTGATCGGCCCGAGCTTGTCGCTCATTCCGTAAGTGCAGACCATGGCGCGTGCCGTCTTGGTGGCCTGCTCCAGATCGTTGGCAGCTCCGGTCGACAGTTGATCGAACACCAGTTCTTCCGCCGCACGACCACCCATGCCGTAGCTGATGTTCGCGAGCAGCTCCTGCTTGGTCATGCAATAGCGGTCTTCGACCGGTAGAGTCATGGTGACGCCGAGCGCGCCGCCGCGCGGAATGATCGTGACCTTGTGCAGCGGATCCGTGCTTTCTTCGAGCATCGCGACCAGGGCGTGTCCAGCTTCGTGGAAGGCGGTCACCCTGCGCTCTTTTTCCGAGAGGATCATGCTGCGGCGCTCGCCACCCATCAGGAGCTTGTCTTTGGCGAGTTCGAAGTCGCGCATGCAGACGGATTCCGCATCGCGCCGCGCCGCGAGCAACGCCGCTTCGTTGCACAGATTTTCCAGATCGGCTCCAGAGAAACCCGGAGTGCCACGGGCGATGACCGCCAGATCGACGTCGCTACCGAGCAGGACGCGTCGGGAATGCACGCGCAGAATCGCTTCGCGACCCCGGAGATCCGGCTTGTGTACCGTCACGTGCCGGTCGAAACGGCCGGGCCTCAGCATGGCCGGGTCCAACACATCGGGACGGTTGGTGGCGGCGATGATGATCACTCCCTCGTTCGCCTCGAAGCCGTCCATCTCGACCAGCATCTGATTGAGCGTCTGCTCGCGCTCGTCGTGGCCGCCGCCAAGACCGGCGCCGCGATGGCGACCGACGGCATCGATTTCGTCGATGAAGACGATGCACGGGGCGTTCTTCTTGCCCTGCGCAAACAGATCGCGCACCCGGCTCGCTCCGACACCGACAAACATCTCGACGAAATCCGAACCCGAGATCGAGAAGAACGGAACGCCCGCTTCTCCGGCGATCGCGCGCGCAAGCAGCGTCTTGCCGGTACCCGGTGGTCCGACGAGCAGAACGCCTTTGGGAATGCGCCCGCCGAGGCGCGTGAACTTCTTGGGATCGCGCAGAAACTCGACGATCTCCTCGAGTTCTGCCTTGGCCTCTTCGATGCCAGCTACGTCGGCGAACGTGACGCGCGTCTGATTCTCGTTGAGCAGGCGCGCACGAGACTTGCCGAAGCTCATCGCCTTGCCACCGCCCGACTGCAATTGCCTGAAGAGGAAAAACCAGAGCCCGATGAAGAGGATCATCGGAAGCCAACTGATCAACACCGAATTCCAAAGCCCGCCTTCGTCCGTGGACCGGTACTTGACGGTGACCTGGTGTTCCTTGGCCAGTTCGGCGAGACCCGGATGCTCTGCCGGTCCCAGGGTCCTGAAGTCGCGACCGTCGGAAAACACGCCCTCGACCCGCTCTCCCTGGATCGTGAATTCGCCGATGTCACCGGTCTCGAGCCGAGCGAGAAACTCGGTGTAGTCGACCTCGCTCGATTCGCGAGGATTGCCTCCGAACATGCTGAAGATCGCCAGCAGCACGAACATGGCCATGGCGAGAGTCAACAGATTCCGATAGAGATGGTTCAAGCGGCCTCCGATGCCCTAAACGTGCGATATTCCAAGAGATCCTAACAATTCTCGCCGGGCGCCGAAAGCCGCTGAGCGACCAGTTGCCAGCCGGGACAGGCTTCCCGTCCAACCTGTCCGAAGCTGATCAGCCCCGGCACCCAGACGACCTCTCGATCCAACTCGACGAGCAGTGCCC
This bacterium DNA region includes the following protein-coding sequences:
- a CDS encoding ATP-dependent metallopeptidase FtsH/Yme1/Tma family protein: MAMFVLLAIFSMFGGNPRESSEVDYTEFLARLETGDIGEFTIQGERVEGVFSDGRDFRTLGPAEHPGLAELAKEHQVTVKYRSTDEGGLWNSVLISWLPMILFIGLWFFLFRQLQSGGGKAMSFGKSRARLLNENQTRVTFADVAGIEEAKAELEEIVEFLRDPKKFTRLGGRIPKGVLLVGPPGTGKTLLARAIAGEAGVPFFSISGSDFVEMFVGVGASRVRDLFAQGKKNAPCIVFIDEIDAVGRHRGAGLGGGHDEREQTLNQMLVEMDGFEANEGVIIIAATNRPDVLDPAMLRPGRFDRHVTVHKPDLRGREAILRVHSRRVLLGSDVDLAVIARGTPGFSGADLENLCNEAALLAARRDAESVCMRDFELAKDKLLMGGERRSMILSEKERRVTAFHEAGHALVAMLEESTDPLHKVTIIPRGGALGVTMTLPVEDRYCMTKQELLANISYGMGGRAAEELVFDQLSTGAANDLEQATKTARAMVCTYGMSDKLGPISLSDDSGNVFLGIDMKSEPKFSSDRGRVIDEEVSSILNDRYERACSLLNSKRAALEAIAHALLERETLGIEELELLVDGQELPALVVPVADSKPVSAPESGSAENNDQAGDRFPKDPIPDPEPIPG